In Cryptococcus gattii WM276 chromosome A, complete sequence, one genomic interval encodes:
- a CDS encoding uncharacterized protein (Similar to TIGR gene model, INSD accession AAW41012.1) produces the protein MLRIKTGLTVPFLLLVATIFTGQIHATGEEDDTKAFKQIRKELVQHHGSEDAGSVTDGSIASATISESITASPVENSQAATKVTSSDQSSPNSTTSRTASASVTGSVPFAFSFASLAEPSTNCTGPGGGCVGFLSSLSSCSDDSCACDLSYPAQVCAQCLASDEAIDSFNSFLKTCEDAGYVAPTSTVLVEVKYCEENKEPAPGSEAYSGLTTDSIPAASKSSMLNNLVALATDSIPELSAPSKVSLVGITSYSAIPHSPTSSSSPSGSAQVSDMRTLTAGASTLSGTIFTEDRADIGALNSAHEFFNNNILLGCSNDCEKWKRIAQICAEDSCICTGDTLSAASKCSSCIGSQSSNSTAQMSAYAAFISNCTSASPLSGASGSQTSAARLTFGGKVTSSAGANPFAAASSSSTSVNAEQANDAATTFVVAGAGLGNADLQPVVAIAIVVINMAWLTVGRYVV, from the exons ATGTTAAGGATCAAAACAGGGCTCACTGTCCCTTTCCTACTGCTTGTGGCAACCATCTTCACTGGGCAAATCCATGCTACAGGCGAGGAGGATGACACCAAAGCCTTCAAACAAATCAGAAAAGAATTGGTCCAGCATCACGGGTCGGAAGACGCAGGGTCGGTCACCGACGGTAGCATTGCTTCCGCCACCATAAGTGAAAGCATAACAGCGTCACCCGTAGAAAATTCTCAAGCAGCTACTAAGGTGACATCGTCAGACCAGTCCTCTCCAAATTCCACCACTTCCAGAACGGCCTCTGCTTCTGTCACAGGCAGTGTTCCGTTTGCTTTTTCCTTCGCTTCTCTGGCAGAGCCGTCAACAAACTGCACCGGCCCCGGTGGCGGTTGCGTCGGATTTCTCTCCTCTCTATCGTCCTGTTCCGACGACTCATGTGCCTGTGACCTGTCGTACCCTGCCCAAGTATGTGCTCAGTGCCTGGCCAGCGATGAAGCCATTGATAGTTTCAACTCCTTTCTGAAGACATGTGAAGATGCAGGCTATGTGGCACCTACGTCCACAGTGCTGGTTGAGGTAAAGTATTGTGAAGAGAACAAGGAGCCAGCACCTGGTTCGGAGGCTTATTCAGGGCTCACCACTGACTCTATTCCGGCTGCTTCCAAATCTTCCATGTTGAACAACCTGGTGGCACTTGCGACTGATTCCATACCAGAGCTTTCCGCGCCGAGCAAGGTTTCTCTAGTCGGCATCACCTCATATTCTGCCATTCCCCATAGTCCCACCTCGTCATCTTCGCCCTCTGGATCTGCGCAAGTTAGCGATATGAGAACACTCACTGCAGGAGCATCTACATTATCAGGGACAATATTTACTGAAGACCGAGCTGATATTGGTGCTCTCAATTCTGCTCATGAATTCTTCAATAACAATATCCTTTTGGGCTGTTCTAATGATTGCGAAAAATGGAAACGGATAGCACAA ATCTGTGCGGAAGATAGCTGTATCTGTACGGGCGACACACTCTCCGCTGCAAGTAAATGTTCAAGCTGCATTGGCTCTCAGTCTTCCAATAGTACCGCTCAAATGAGCGCCTATGCTG CCTTTATAAGCAATTGCACAAGCGCTTCCCCTCTATCAGGCGCATCCGGAAGCCAAACTTCTGCTGCCAGATTAACCTTCGGGGGCAAGGTTACTTCTTCTGCAGGCGCCAATCCGTTCGCCGCAGCCTCGAGCTCCAGTACCAGTGTGAACGCTGAGCAAGCTAATGATGCAGCTACCACTTTCGTTGTTGCCGGTGCCGGCCTGGGTAATGCTGACTTGCAGCCAGTTGTGGCGATCGCAATTGTGGTAATCAATATGGCTTGGCTTACAGTTGGGCGGTACGTAGTATAG
- a CDS encoding defender against cell death 1 (dad-1), putative (Similar to TIGR gene model, INSD accession AAW41005.1), with product MSSKTPQPAVNSKNLQSSFDTLIDNYTSTTPVRVKLIDAFLLFILLSGVLQFAYRLLITVYPFHAFAGGFGSTVGQFVLLAGFRAQVAPGRDGEFKEVSQERAFADFCAASVILHLFAFNFLG from the exons ATGTCTTCAAAGACACCCCAGCCCGCAGTCAACTCCAAAAACCTCCAGTCATCTTTCGACACCCTCATCGACAACTACACTTCCACAACTCCAGTTCGCGTCAAACTCATCGACGCATTCTTGCTTTTCATCCTTTTATCAGGCGTCCTTCAATTTGCTTACAGGCTTCTTATCACTGTATACCCCTTCCATGCCTTCGCCGGAGG GTTCGGATCAACTGTTGGTCAATTTGTTCTTTTGGCGGGTTTCAGAGCGCAGGTTGCTCCAGGACGCGATGGAGAGTTCAAGGAAGTTTCTCAAGAACG AGCATTTGCAGACTTTTGCGCAGCATCTGTCATTCTTCACCTTTTCGCTTTCAACTTCCTGGGTTAG
- a CDS encoding uncharacterized protein (Similar to TIGR gene model, INSD accession AAW41007.1), whose protein sequence is MNPTQPNSGHRRWFAHPDFHYSISHRFRWPSYPVERPAVASSAATGAANAASAGAAGVVEGAAASGAFGAGGGFPPRGPYGGYHHYYDGRYSYGRPFGRRPFLRRFVWFGLGIAAATIWHRHHEQKRHGLERFITDPKCWSGMHHHRPVPATPVDSNATATTTTPPFDSNPINPSYQGFPTDDRRRWGWRTCREHKMEERRLREEALRSQAQAQSDSSNSVSQDAAHVEQKETEFQSIREAVEKLWSEKRAEANEAQKRANDKAKEYATERLEKLTAALERLRVSLQEDSKRGEDKKLV, encoded by the exons aTGAACCCAACTCAACCCAACAGCGGTCATCGACGCTGGTTCGCTCATCCTGACTTCCACTACTCCATCAGCCATCGATTCCGTTGGCCTTCCTATCCTGTTGAACGCCCTGCAGTAGCTTCCAGTGCTGCGACTGGTGCTGCGAACGCTGCCAGCGCTGGGGCTGCTGGTGTAGTTGAAGGCGCGGCGGCCAGCGGTGCTTTTGGTGCCGGAGGGGGATTTCCTCCTCGAGGGCCGTACGGAGGCTACCACCATTACTATGATGGCAGATATTCTTATGGACGACCATTTGGTAGGCGACCATTCTTAAGGCGCTTCGTCTGG TTTGGTCTGGGTATAGCAGCCGCGACCATTTGGCATAGACATCATGAACAAAAACGACATGGCCTTGAGAGGTTTATCACCGACCCTAAGTGCTGGTCCGGCATGCATCACCACCGCCCTGTTCCTGCTACTCCCGTCGACTCCAACGCTACTGCCACCACCACGACACCACCTTTCGACTCTAACCCCATAAATCCTTCATACCAAGGTTTTCCAACAGACGATCGTCGTCGATGGGGTTGGAGGACCTGTCGTGAGCACAAGATGGAGGAACGCAGGTTGAGGGAAGAAGCTCTCAGATCTCAAGCTCAGGCCCAGTCTGACTCTTCCAACTCTGTATCTCAGGACGCAGCCCATGTGGAGCAGAAGGAAACTGAATTTCAGAGTATCCGAGAAGCTGTAGAGAAGCTCTGGTCAGAAAAGAGAGCCGAGGCCAATGAAGCACAAAAAAGAGCAAATGACAAG GCTAAGGAATATGCTACTGAGAGGCTCGAGAAACTCACTGCTGCTCTTGAACGTCTTCGAGTG TCTCTTCAAGAAGATAGCAAGCGAGGTGAAGACAAGAAGTTGGTGTGA
- a CDS encoding uncharacterized protein (Similar to TIGR gene model, INSD accession AAW41014.1) yields the protein MALRCRFSCVRDYRAAISNRVVKCGIMSYKAAHSKPSLAVTDDEAARLQEIYAKFQDPSSHYYIAPGSFGPEHDEDHRTSHVPDPPYSLSALTNAGASSPFQGSPGRREQIDDRHWLNEGNGRKEQALEYFKQQSHDTTGVLTWPVAWGDQDAFQHVNNVQILRWVESARIRYCESWAGKLGKKAVDDILRAKGTGIILKEVSIKYKAPINYPDTLMISNRIHSINVERASYGHQHIIWSLKDQHVKAVSDSTIVLYDYDNLKKGVMSDQMRELLHSLAGE from the exons ATGGCCCTTCGATGCCGCTTTTCCTGCGTACGTGACTATAGAGCTGCGATATCAAACAGAGTAGTCAAATGCGGCATCATGTCATACAAGGCTGCCCATTCCAAGCCCTCTCTGGCTGTCACAGACGATGAAGCTGCTCGTCTCCAG GAGATATACGCTAAATTTCAGGATCCATCGTCTCATTACTACATTGCCCCAGGCTCGTTCGGTCCGGAACATGACGAGGACCATAGGACCTCCCATGTGCCAGATCCCCCATATTCCCTTAGTGCTTTGACGAATGCAGGGGCATCGTCACCTTTTCAAGGTTCTCCGGGACGGAGAGAGCAAATAGACGACAGACACTGGTTGAACGAAGGTAATGGACGGAAAGAGCAGGCTCTCGAGTACTTCAAGCAGCAGAGCCATGATACCACTGGGGTTCTGACCTGGCCTGTAGCTTGGGGTGACCAAGATGCCTTCCA ACATGTGAATAATGTTCAGATACTGCGATGGGTGGAGTCGGCCCGTATCAGGTACTGTGAGAGCTGGGCCGGAAAACTAGGAAAGAAAGCTGTGGACGATATACTG CGCGCCAAGGGCACTGGCATCATCCTCAAGGAGGTGTCAATCAAGTATAAGGCGCCGATTAACTATCCCGATACG CTCATGATTTCCAATCGCATCCACTCTATTAACGTGGAGAGAGCCAGCTATGGCCATCAACACATCATCTGGTCTTTGAAGGACCAACACGTTAAGGCTGTCAGCGATTC AACAATCGTACTATATGATTATGACAACCTGAAGAAAGGTGTTATGAGCGATCAGATGAGAGAGCTATTGCATAGCTTGGCGGGGGAATAG
- a CDS encoding uncharacterized protein (Similar to TIGR gene model, INSD accession AAW41009.1): protein MSFQQIFSLLAALTVPVNAYFILSHPILETTRLDPIVSPGEISGHVHAIVGGNNFDKTMTYQSTQEGTCTTASITVDKSNYWTPQLYYYNPTDESYEMIPVSYVNTYYLPRYSPGETTVQAFPDGLRMISGDPFRRNYVDGDPDSAAITYVCLDYNNDHSGDADWAERNSFFDHNCPNGMRAQVFFRSCWDGVNLDSDDHKSHMAWPSGGVDGGDCPSTHPVRLVSLFYEFIYNVQDFPFNGAGNVTWVFATGDTTGYSMHGDFVNGWPSLANGSNVLQEALGQCNQDNGVGGELKNCPPFVPYIDSASASACKPLNLLVDEDIGDGHFINKLPGDNPLWIGNGTKPTYANYSDEGIEFTDFKSVIPDGYTEVGCIAESTTGRALSGSHFTASNMTRGICVSFCEANGYPLAGIEYRDECYCDFEMRNGASNTTLLASENCNLACSANSNENCGGSSTLTLFNNPSLYSTFTYPAGWTSYGCMTEATNARALGMYSFTSSSMTPQLCMTTCQAEGYIYSGTEYSTECYCANSFSAGSVAADESSCSMACGGDKLQTCGGSNRLTTFKFDDNTASSGSSITASAIQTSLQDNAAAILTVSAPDLEFTLVSAVSSTSGTPSTMLNTVSGASPSTYSYSASSAASSLISPSISSSTSSSFVTTAPSASAISSQYLGCYSDYTPRHLNGTSYTSTTSMTNEACVSFCKDKGYAFAGTEYAQECHCGNYLNTSVKRDESRCNTPCTGDASEMCGYGGLLNVHDTGLGNGIYMAGQYFKRSFSAKFKL, encoded by the exons ATGTCGTTCCAGcaaatcttctctctccttgCGGCCTTGACGGTACCGGTTAACGCCTACTTTATCCTTTCACACCCTATACTTGAGACCACACGATTGGATCC CATTGTTTCACCTGGTGAGATCTCCGGCCATGTCCATGCTATCGTTGGAGGCAATAACTTCGACAAGACCATGACATATCAGTCTACTCAAGAAGGTACCTGTACCACGGCTTC TATCACTGTCGACAAATCCAATTATTGGACTCCCCAGCTGTACTACTACAACCCTACCGATGAGTCTTACGAGATGATTCCGGTCTCATACGTGAACACATATTACTTGCCCCGCTATTCTCCAGGCGAAACTACTGTCCAAGCCTTCCCTGATGGCCTCCGTATGATCTCTGGCGATCCTTTTCGACGAAACTACGTTGATGGGGATCCAGACTCTGCCGCTATCACATATGTTTGTCTCGATTACAACAATGATCATTCCGGAGACGCCGACTGGGCTGAGCGTAACAGCTTCTTCGATCATAACTGTCCCAACGGTATGAGGGCTCAGGTATTCTTCCGCTCTTGTTGGGATGGTGTTAACCTCGATTCTGACGATCACAAGTCCCATATGGCTTGGCCTAGTGGTGGCGTCGACGGGGGTGACTGTCCTTCTACCCATCCTGTTCGGCTCGTGTCTCTATTCTACGAGTTTATCTACAACGTCCAGGATTTCCCTTTCAATGGTGCTGGCAATGTCACTTGGGTTTTCGCCACTGGCGACACTACTGGTTACTCTATGCACGGGGACTTCGTCAACGGTTGGCCTTCGCTTGCGAATGGTAGCAATGTCCTGCAGGAAGCCCTCGGTCAGTGCAACCAGGACAATGGCGTAGGTGGTGAGCTCAAGAACTGTCCTCCTTTCGTCCCTTACATCGATTCcgcctctgcctctgcctGCAAGCCTCTCAATCTTCTGGTCGACGAGGATATTGGTGACGGTCACTTTATTAACAAGCTTCCTGGCGACAATCCACTTTGGATTGGAAACGGCACCAAACCTACTTACGCCAATTACAGTGATGAAGGTATTGAGTTCACCGACTTCAAGTCTGTCATTCCTGATGGCTATACCGAGGTCGGATGCATTGCGGAGAGCACGACTGGGCGCGCTCTCAGCGGTTCTCACTTCACCGCGAGTAATATGACCAGGGGTATTTGTGTTTCCTTTTGTGAGGCGAACGGTTACCCTTTGGCTGG AATTGAATACAGGGACGAGTGCTACT GTGATTTTGAGATGAGGAACGGAGCCTCCAATACGACCCTCCTTGCGTCTGAGAATTGCAACTTGGCTTGCTCGGCGAATAGTAATGAAAATTGTGGTGGTTCATCAACACTCACCCTTTTCAACAACCCTTCTCTGTATTCTACTTTTACCTATCCTGCGGGCTGGACCTCCTACGGGTGCATGACTGAAGCTACCAACGCTCGGGCGCTTGGCATGTACTCTTtcacctcttcttcaatgACACCTCAACTGTGTATGACTACTTGCCAAGCCGAGGGTTACATTTATTCAGG CACGGAATACAGCACTGAATGCTATTGTGCAAATTCTTTCAGCGCTGGTAGTGTCGCTGCAGACGAATCAAGCTGTAGCATGGCTTGCGGTG GGGACAAGCTTCAGACTTGTGGCGGCAGCAACCGACTCACAACCTTCAAGTTTGACGACAACACTGCTTCAAGCGGCTCAAGCATCACAGCTTCTGCTATTCAAACGTCTCTTCAGGACAACGCCGCTGCCATCTTGACTGTTTCAGCCCCCGATTTGGAATTTACCCTCGTTTCAGCCGTTTCTTCCACTTCTGGTACGCCTTCTACCATGCTCAATACCGTCTCTGGAGCTTCTCCTTCTACCTACTCCTACTCTGCATCTTCTGCGGCTTCTTCCCTCATCTCGCCATCTATCTCATCCTCTACCTCCAGCAGTTTCGTGACAACAGCTCCATCGGCATCTGCGATTTCTTCTCAGTATCTCGGCTGTTACTCCGATTATACGCCGCGTCACTTGAACGGTACCTCCTACACATCCACTACCAGCATGACCAATGAAGCTTGCGTTTCCTTCTGCAAAGACAAAGGCTACGCTTTCGCTGGTACAGAGTATGCCCAGGAGTGTCACTGTGGTAACTATCTCAACACTTCAGTGAAACGGGATGAGAGCAGGTGTAACACCCCCTGTACGGGTGACGCGAGCGAGATGTGCGGATATGGCGGCTTATTAAATGTCCATGACACTGGCTTGGGTAACGGAATCTACATGGCCGGTCAGTACTTCAAGCGATCTTTTTCTGCCAAGTTTAAATTATAA